A window of the Lactuca sativa cultivar Salinas chromosome 5, Lsat_Salinas_v11, whole genome shotgun sequence genome harbors these coding sequences:
- the LOC128126137 gene encoding uncharacterized protein LOC128126137, with the protein MKALMKFREEQKPLFRAKSPLKILGLPFQSSIVARESKELSLNLNTYFESGPSLKVSYRPNDSLNPFSVVLKPAISPQFGDFIVKNVQSSVFKKQITGVADEDAAVKGVLSDVEITAMAAGSDDGRLVDGADEDEQLNDWDSPPEASMFIINKIGISSRKVGPADNGVLKKSTDNLNSEFSKGVKIIQADNEVFKKTMDRLMNEIWWTNV; encoded by the exons ATGAAAGCTTTAATGAAGTTTAGAGAGGAACAAAAACCTTTGTTTCGAGCAAAATCGCCTCTCAAAATTCTTGGGTTACCGTTTCAATCAAGCATTGTAGCTAGGGAATCGAAAGAGCTTTCATTGAATCTCAACACTTACTTCGAATCGGGGCCGTCGTTGAAGGTTTCTTATCGTCCAAATGATTCTCTAAATCCGTTTAGTGTCGTACTCAAACCGGCCATTTCG CCTCAATTTGGAGATTTCATTGTCAAAAATGTTCAATCGTCGGTGTTTAAGAAGCAAATTACTGGTGTTGCCGATGAAGATGCAGCGGTGAAGGGCGTATTGTCAGACGTGGAAATTACCGCCATGGCGGCT GGTTCCGACGACGGGAGACTCGTCGATGGTGCAGATGAAGACGAACAACTCAATGACTGGGATTCCCCTCCAGAAGCTTCCATGTTTATCATAAACAAGATCGGGATCAGTTCAAGGAAGGTGGGGCCG GCTGATAACGGGGTGTTAAAGAAATCTACAGATAACTTGAATTCTGAATTTTCTAAAGGGGTGAAGATCATACAAGCTGATAATGAGGTGTTCAAGAAAACCATGGATAGATTGATGAATGAAATATGGTGGACGAATGTTTGA